A single genomic interval of Stieleria maiorica harbors:
- a CDS encoding type II secretion system F family protein: protein MPTFAYTARDMAGKTVSGSIEAANEREVAALLSEKSLFPSKVAATENASGRSLFGRRKHVKGQTMATFYGQLASLLRSGVPMMRSLTVLGEQATDPVLGEIVKEIKSRVEDGEPIGNAMARFPNVFSDMAINMVRAGTEGGFLEDALERVSTFTELQEDLKGRTISALAYPVFLFSVGSLVISGLLVFFVPKFDAMFDRLRQKDEMPWYTESLLSFSTVLQQYGWVIVLLGIVLVVVIKIQLASEAGKQMMDKIKLRIPVLGNILMNLAVARFCRVLGTLLGNGVPILKSLEISRSAAANRLLSQSIADATENIRGGESLATPLRASGYFPPSVVEMISVGEESNSLEKVLPEIADSLEKRTFRRLDLFVRLLEPMMLLVMAFLVLAVVLALLVPVLKSSTSL, encoded by the coding sequence ATGCCGACGTTTGCCTACACCGCTCGCGACATGGCGGGCAAGACTGTCAGTGGATCGATCGAAGCGGCCAATGAACGTGAGGTCGCGGCGCTGCTGAGCGAAAAGTCGCTGTTTCCGTCCAAGGTTGCCGCCACCGAGAACGCATCGGGCCGCTCCCTATTCGGCCGGCGGAAACACGTCAAAGGGCAGACGATGGCCACGTTCTACGGCCAGCTTGCTTCGTTGCTGCGCAGCGGTGTCCCGATGATGCGCTCGCTGACCGTGCTGGGCGAACAAGCCACCGACCCGGTGTTGGGCGAGATCGTCAAGGAGATCAAGTCGCGAGTGGAAGACGGCGAACCGATCGGCAATGCCATGGCCCGGTTCCCCAATGTGTTTTCCGACATGGCGATCAACATGGTGCGTGCCGGCACCGAGGGCGGATTCCTGGAAGACGCCCTGGAACGCGTCAGCACCTTCACCGAACTGCAGGAAGATTTGAAAGGGCGAACGATCAGCGCGCTGGCCTATCCGGTGTTCCTGTTCTCGGTCGGTTCTCTGGTGATCAGCGGTCTGCTGGTGTTCTTTGTGCCCAAGTTCGATGCGATGTTTGATCGCTTGCGGCAAAAGGACGAGATGCCGTGGTACACCGAGTCACTGCTCAGCTTCAGCACCGTGCTGCAACAATACGGCTGGGTGATCGTCCTGCTGGGAATCGTCTTGGTCGTGGTGATCAAAATTCAACTGGCCAGTGAAGCCGGCAAGCAGATGATGGACAAGATCAAGCTGCGGATCCCCGTGCTCGGCAACATCCTGATGAATCTGGCCGTTGCCCGCTTCTGCCGCGTGCTGGGAACGCTGTTGGGCAACGGCGTGCCGATCCTGAAGTCGCTGGAAATCAGCCGTTCCGCCGCCGCCAACCGGCTGCTCAGCCAATCCATCGCCGACGCGACCGAAAACATCCGTGGCGGTGAATCGTTGGCAACCCCGCTACGGGCCTCTGGCTATTTTCCGCCATCGGTCGTGGAAATGATCAGCGTGGGGGAAGAGAGTAACTCGCTCGAGAAAGTTCTTCCGGAAATCGCCGACTCACTGGAGAAGCGAACTTTTCGCCGACTGGACCTCTTTGTACGATTACTCGAACCGATGATGTTGCTGGTCATGGCGTTTTTGGTTCTGGCTGTTGTACTTGCGCTGCTCGTGCCGGTTCTCAAGAGTAGCACGAGTCTATAG
- a CDS encoding NHL repeat-containing protein: MPTKHSRRTFVAAGAAAITAPAILTSKRSAAQGVIGNGDYQFRCQHHWPQLPDQYHWQITHNVTMDDANRLYVIHEGDAGKPDHPSIFVFDDEGRFVKAFGQQFQGGGHGLDVRIEDGTPYLYVSGYQHLKTIAKLTLDGEVVWQKYAPMKSDRYAEGEASDPKKIWGRDRFMPTNFAFLPDGDFLLADGYGAYCIHRYDADGNWKGHFGGAGTGAGTFNLPHGIWVDDREGIDPRIVVADRAHHTLQLFDMDQQYTQTIEGFGLPANVDTHGELMLVPELVARVSLLDQSYRTVATLGDDRQRVSADKKRTIRADESQWQGGKFVHPHDACFDHNGDIIVAEWVATGRVTKLTRV; this comes from the coding sequence ATGCCCACAAAACATTCCCGAAGAACCTTCGTCGCCGCCGGTGCGGCAGCGATCACCGCTCCGGCCATCCTGACGTCCAAACGATCTGCCGCCCAAGGCGTCATTGGCAACGGTGACTATCAGTTTCGATGCCAACACCATTGGCCGCAGCTGCCGGACCAGTATCACTGGCAAATCACGCACAACGTCACGATGGACGACGCGAATCGTTTGTATGTGATTCATGAGGGCGATGCGGGCAAACCCGATCACCCGTCGATCTTTGTTTTCGATGACGAAGGACGGTTCGTCAAAGCGTTCGGTCAACAGTTCCAGGGCGGTGGTCACGGACTGGACGTTCGGATCGAAGACGGCACTCCGTACTTGTACGTCAGCGGCTATCAACATCTGAAGACGATCGCAAAACTGACGCTCGATGGCGAAGTGGTTTGGCAAAAGTACGCGCCGATGAAATCAGACCGCTACGCCGAAGGTGAAGCCAGCGATCCCAAGAAAATCTGGGGCCGCGACCGGTTCATGCCGACGAACTTTGCCTTTCTGCCCGACGGAGACTTTCTGTTGGCCGACGGATACGGCGCGTACTGTATCCATCGCTACGATGCCGACGGGAATTGGAAAGGCCATTTCGGTGGCGCCGGTACAGGAGCAGGAACCTTCAACCTGCCGCACGGGATTTGGGTCGATGATCGCGAGGGAATCGATCCACGCATCGTCGTCGCCGACCGCGCCCATCACACGTTGCAGCTATTCGACATGGATCAGCAGTACACGCAAACCATCGAAGGGTTCGGCTTGCCCGCCAACGTGGACACGCACGGTGAATTGATGCTGGTTCCGGAGTTGGTCGCCAGGGTGTCGCTGTTGGACCAGAGTTACCGAACGGTGGCGACGCTGGGGGACGATCGACAGCGGGTGTCGGCTGATAAAAAGCGAACGATTCGCGCCGACGAGTCTCAATGGCAGGGCGGGAAATTCGTGCATCCGCACGACGCCTGTTTCGACCACAACGGCGACATCATCGTCGCCGAATGGGTCGCCACTGGACGTGTGACCAAGCTGACCCGCGTGTAG
- a CDS encoding Calx-beta domain-containing protein yields MVLSAMSVVESHHHESGYHEDALGNAYHALPLPAGEVEAATGGSGESLGAAAPLEDTFRLHSNPGASHTIFLDFDGYTTSGTSWNSFTGGTDIVTPAFSFSGDASFDDTELSRIHAIWQRVAEDFVPFDVDVTTEEPSIDRLIHSGSGDTAWGVRVVVGGNGSWYGNAGGVAYLGSFNWNSDTPVFAFEDALGNGNEKYTAEAITHEAGHALGLNHDGRTSPSEGYYQGHGSGATGWAPIMGVGYYKELTQWSRGEYAYANNTQDDLAIITGNNGFGYRADDHGDTRATASVLSSDQGAVIQAGIVERNDDDDLFTFLTDAGTVSFDVTPFERGPNLDIYAALLDATGALIVASNPVGSLSATLSATLAAGQYYVQVTGAGQGDALTTGYTDYGSLGAYTISGSIVQTNAGYVSISATGADQSEGDSGPKSFTFEVTRSGDTSSAADVAWSVSGSGSSATDAADFIGGVLPGGIVAFAAGETLKTVTVDVAGDTDFEADEMFMVTLSDATAGTLIATSTAEGTIRNDDSAPATPGITVTPTSGLTTSETGGTAVFSVVLDSAPTADVTISLSSSDSSEGIVDQTTLTFTPDNWDSPQIVTVTGVDDTVRDRNVSYVIQTGTAQSSDATYDGLDADDVQVTNQDNEKGKGGSGGGDDGGGGKGNGKGKRKTPAAAAKVEAVVHFDFLKSTDESHQQTDSSEQQLIPHLVGHLKPSVIHVAHFDESSLARTSDDSTESEANAKSNPTETSLSKNALDGLWSVIGRDLSSR; encoded by the coding sequence ATGGTGCTCAGTGCCATGTCGGTGGTCGAAAGCCACCACCACGAATCGGGCTATCACGAGGACGCCTTGGGAAACGCTTACCATGCGCTTCCGTTACCGGCTGGCGAGGTTGAAGCCGCGACGGGTGGTTCCGGCGAATCGCTGGGCGCTGCGGCGCCCCTGGAAGACACGTTCCGACTGCACAGCAACCCCGGTGCATCGCACACCATCTTTCTGGATTTTGATGGATACACGACCTCGGGGACTTCGTGGAACAGTTTCACCGGCGGCACGGACATTGTGACGCCCGCGTTTAGCTTTTCTGGCGACGCATCATTCGATGACACGGAACTGTCAAGGATCCACGCGATCTGGCAGCGCGTGGCGGAGGACTTTGTTCCGTTCGATGTCGACGTGACGACGGAAGAGCCTTCGATCGATCGTCTGATTCACAGCGGATCGGGCGATACGGCGTGGGGAGTCCGAGTCGTTGTCGGTGGCAACGGATCGTGGTACGGCAATGCAGGCGGCGTCGCCTATCTGGGTTCGTTCAATTGGAACAGCGACACACCCGTCTTCGCCTTTGAAGACGCCTTGGGCAACGGCAACGAGAAATACACCGCCGAAGCGATCACCCATGAAGCCGGTCACGCGCTCGGGTTGAACCATGACGGTCGCACGTCACCCTCGGAGGGCTATTACCAGGGACACGGAAGCGGTGCGACCGGATGGGCGCCGATCATGGGTGTTGGGTACTACAAGGAGTTGACCCAGTGGAGCCGAGGCGAATACGCGTACGCAAACAACACGCAAGACGACCTTGCGATCATCACGGGAAACAATGGCTTCGGTTATCGCGCCGATGACCATGGCGATACGCGGGCGACCGCATCGGTGCTGTCTTCCGATCAGGGCGCGGTGATTCAAGCGGGAATTGTCGAACGCAACGACGACGACGACCTGTTCACGTTTCTGACCGACGCGGGAACGGTCAGTTTTGACGTCACGCCTTTTGAACGTGGACCGAATTTGGATATCTATGCCGCGTTGCTCGATGCCACCGGGGCGTTGATCGTCGCATCGAATCCGGTCGGCTCGCTATCGGCCACCTTGTCGGCGACGTTGGCCGCCGGACAATACTACGTTCAGGTCACCGGCGCCGGGCAGGGCGACGCACTCACAACCGGCTACACCGATTACGGCAGCCTGGGTGCATACACCATCAGCGGTTCGATCGTGCAAACGAATGCGGGTTACGTCAGCATCAGTGCGACCGGCGCGGATCAATCCGAAGGCGATTCGGGGCCGAAGTCATTCACGTTTGAGGTGACGCGGAGCGGCGATACATCGTCCGCAGCCGATGTGGCCTGGTCGGTCAGCGGCAGCGGTTCGTCCGCCACCGACGCAGCGGACTTCATCGGCGGTGTGCTGCCCGGTGGAATCGTCGCGTTTGCTGCGGGCGAGACTCTGAAAACGGTTACCGTCGATGTTGCCGGAGACACGGACTTCGAGGCCGATGAGATGTTCATGGTCACGTTGTCCGATGCGACGGCGGGAACACTGATTGCCACATCGACTGCCGAGGGGACGATTCGCAACGACGACAGCGCCCCCGCGACGCCCGGCATCACCGTCACACCGACCTCGGGTTTGACGACCAGCGAAACCGGAGGCACGGCGGTGTTCAGCGTCGTGCTCGACTCGGCCCCCACGGCCGACGTCACGATTTCTCTCTCGTCGAGCGATTCCAGTGAAGGCATCGTCGATCAAACCACGTTGACGTTCACGCCGGACAACTGGGACAGCCCTCAAATCGTCACGGTCACAGGCGTTGATGATACCGTTCGTGATCGTAATGTTTCGTACGTGATTCAAACCGGAACCGCGCAAAGCAGCGACGCGACGTATGACGGTTTGGATGCCGATGACGTCCAGGTGACCAACCAGGACAACGAAAAAGGCAAAGGCGGCAGCGGCGGCGGTGATGACGGCGGCGGGGGCAAAGGCAATGGGAAAGGGAAGAGGAAAACACCTGCGGCCGCAGCCAAGGTTGAAGCCGTGGTTCACTTCGATTTTCTGAAGTCAACCGATGAATCGCATCAACAAACGGATTCCTCTGAACAACAGTTGATTCCCCACCTTGTTGGACACTTGAAGCCATCGGTGATCCACGTTGCGCATTTCGATGAATCGAGTCTGGCGCGGACCAGCGATGATTCAACCGAATCCGAAGCAAATGCGAAATCGAACCCTACGGAGACGAGCTTGTCAAAAAACGCGCTCGATGGGTTGTGGTCAGTCATCGGCCGCGATTTGAGCAGCCGATGA
- a CDS encoding peroxidase family protein, which produces MSLFDLTADSIARLRTRVQGHLVGRAAAPTTRRKRRRLRAETLEGRRLLAADAGGFRHNVFDAEDVNDDGVVSAVDALIIINSMNRDAGDDALRFTDVNNDGRRSVLDALRVINRIGRERSGDRDGNVDDSSRRDRSDDASAVIPELPDEIRSVDGTGNNLENPGLGSTGQALLRVADADYEDGISTPAGGDRPSAREISNVLSGVEGDGITNERGLSAFLYVWGQFLDHDIDLTETQTDGELFAIEVPSGDPLFDPTGTGEVTIPLTRSQFDPTTGTSVDNPRQQVNSITAFVDGSQVYGSDQQTADRLRTFQGGMLVMTEDGLLPIGEDGGVIAGDIRASENISLTAIQTLFVREHNRLAARVAETAPTLSDEQIYQRARAIVIAEIQSITYNEFLPALLGHRALTAYQGYDSTVDPGIATEFSSAAFRFGHSTLNDDIEFFDNDGREVHEAVELRDVFFNPTLLEETGIDSVLKYDASSQAQEIDLEVVDSLRNFLFGAPGAGGFDLVALNIQRGRDHGLNDYNTTRQAYGLEAVESFADITSDIELQEKLETLYGDVDNIDLWVGLMAEDHLRGASVGELISTIITDQFQRLRDGDRFYYENVFQGQELRSIQRTSLADVIERNTTVQGLQENVFFMLAEVRGQVTVASSIGDRPAGSSGRDGAADRGRTSADGRAAVEGATVELLGDSGEVIDTTVTDSRGNYRFRSFEETGDYQIRLADSGEVIDVLISNGSTRLKGIDFELLV; this is translated from the coding sequence ATGAGTCTTTTCGACCTGACTGCTGACTCGATCGCCCGACTAAGAACCCGTGTCCAAGGCCATCTGGTTGGACGTGCCGCTGCACCGACGACACGTCGCAAGCGGCGACGACTTCGGGCGGAAACGTTGGAAGGGCGTCGTCTTCTGGCGGCCGATGCCGGTGGTTTTCGCCACAACGTCTTCGATGCCGAAGACGTCAACGACGATGGCGTCGTCTCCGCCGTCGATGCGTTGATCATTATCAATTCGATGAATCGCGACGCCGGTGACGACGCGCTGCGCTTCACGGACGTCAATAACGATGGCCGTCGGAGCGTGCTTGACGCGCTGAGGGTCATCAACCGGATCGGTCGAGAACGAAGCGGGGATCGCGACGGGAATGTTGACGACTCCTCGCGCCGCGATCGAAGCGACGACGCGTCGGCGGTGATTCCCGAATTGCCCGACGAAATTCGATCGGTCGACGGCACAGGGAATAATCTTGAAAACCCCGGGCTTGGAAGCACAGGACAAGCACTGCTGCGCGTCGCCGATGCGGACTATGAAGACGGAATCTCCACCCCCGCCGGGGGCGATCGGCCGAGCGCCCGGGAAATCAGCAACGTGCTGTCGGGCGTCGAAGGCGACGGGATCACGAACGAACGTGGGCTGTCCGCGTTCCTGTACGTTTGGGGCCAGTTTCTCGATCACGACATCGACTTGACCGAGACGCAAACCGATGGCGAGTTGTTTGCGATCGAGGTGCCGAGCGGCGATCCGCTGTTTGATCCGACGGGCACCGGCGAGGTCACGATTCCCCTGACGAGATCGCAGTTTGATCCGACGACCGGAACCTCGGTCGACAACCCACGGCAACAGGTCAATTCGATCACCGCGTTTGTGGACGGTTCCCAGGTTTATGGAAGTGATCAGCAAACCGCCGACCGGCTGCGGACCTTTCAAGGGGGAATGCTGGTGATGACCGAGGACGGTCTGTTGCCGATCGGAGAAGATGGCGGTGTGATCGCAGGTGATATTCGGGCCAGTGAAAACATCTCGTTGACCGCCATTCAGACGCTGTTTGTCCGTGAACACAATCGGCTGGCCGCACGGGTCGCGGAAACCGCCCCGACTCTCAGCGATGAACAGATTTACCAACGTGCCCGCGCCATCGTGATCGCTGAAATTCAATCGATCACCTACAACGAGTTCCTGCCGGCGTTGCTCGGTCACCGAGCGCTCACAGCCTATCAGGGCTACGATTCAACGGTCGACCCGGGCATCGCCACCGAATTCTCCTCCGCCGCATTCCGGTTCGGGCACAGCACATTGAACGACGACATCGAATTCTTCGACAACGATGGCCGCGAGGTTCATGAAGCGGTCGAGCTGCGGGATGTATTCTTCAACCCGACGTTGCTGGAGGAAACCGGTATTGACTCCGTCCTCAAATACGACGCTTCTTCGCAAGCCCAAGAGATTGACTTGGAAGTCGTCGATAGCTTGCGAAACTTCTTGTTCGGCGCGCCCGGTGCCGGCGGTTTCGATCTGGTCGCTTTGAATATCCAACGCGGTCGCGACCATGGGCTCAACGACTACAACACCACGCGCCAGGCCTACGGTCTGGAGGCGGTCGAATCCTTTGCCGACATCACCAGCGACATCGAATTGCAGGAAAAACTGGAAACACTCTACGGTGATGTCGACAACATCGACCTGTGGGTCGGATTGATGGCTGAAGATCACTTGCGCGGTGCGTCGGTTGGCGAGCTGATCAGTACGATCATCACCGACCAATTCCAGCGGCTACGTGACGGCGATCGCTTCTACTATGAAAACGTCTTCCAGGGGCAAGAGCTGCGATCGATCCAGCGAACCTCGCTCGCCGATGTGATCGAGCGGAACACCACGGTCCAGGGGCTGCAGGAGAACGTCTTTTTTATGCTCGCTGAAGTCCGCGGCCAAGTCACTGTCGCCTCCAGCATCGGTGACCGACCGGCAGGATCGTCCGGACGCGACGGCGCCGCCGATCGTGGGCGGACGTCTGCCGATGGTCGGGCCGCCGTCGAGGGGGCGACCGTGGAACTACTCGGCGACAGCGGCGAAGTGATCGACACGACCGTCACCGACAGCCGTGGCAACTACCGGTTCCGATCGTTTGAAGAAACCGGTGACTACCAAATTCGACTGGCCGACAGTGGAGAAGTCATCGACGTGCTGATTTCCAACGGAAGCACCCGTCTGAAAGGGATCGATTTCGAGCTGCTCGTTTGA
- a CDS encoding DUF1549 and DUF1553 domain-containing protein, producing MFRTLALPLLATIVSTLPVGRLLAEQVPPVGAVPEFTTDVMPVLSKAGCNLGTCHGNLNGKGGLKLSLRGQDPQYDYQRLVRAAKGRRVNVAAPELSLFLQKASGGVPHGGGTRFTTDSPAYQLLTRWLRSGANGPSSEAPTLVRLEVQPEQAIVSDPERELPIHVSATFSDGTTRDVTDTACYELSNLHATVDAHGVVSRHRYGETTLIVRYLQLQRPVPIAFIESRPDFVWSDPDPHNEIDRHVFAKLQRLRINPSVVCDDTVFVRRAYLDAIGRIPTADEARAFVADSTADKRDRLVDRLLALPEFADFWALKWADVLRAEEKVLDTQGVNVFHSWIRDSIAAGRPLDQFVRELVTGTGSTFNQPSANYYRANRDPSTRGETTARLFLGTRLQCAKCHNHPFDRWTQDDYYQWSALFSQIDYEIGENKRQDKLDKNEFAGDQTVLVAKMDEVRNPTTDQLAPPTFLGGDRLGESALKDRLAATAEWLTARENKLFVQSQTNFIWYQLMGLGLVDPIDDFRLTNPPSNPPLMQWLASHFADSGFDVRSLVGTIMKSRTYQLSSEPNETNRNDNTCYSRAYVRRLPAEVILDMQSDVLDSPASFLGYPAGIRAVQIPGVQSKLARRNSPEAGDRFLKTFGKPDRILACDCERSDETTLKQVFVLIGEGLNDRLASPNNRIARLAMSKRTDAEVVDELYWAALSRAPTEAEQAAALRMINGPNRNPASSWKDVVRAVVANPSGDKRADALQDIAWALMNAKEFLFRK from the coding sequence ATGTTCCGCACGCTTGCCCTGCCGCTGCTTGCCACGATCGTCTCCACACTACCGGTCGGTCGCCTTCTTGCCGAACAAGTCCCCCCGGTTGGTGCCGTCCCGGAATTCACGACCGATGTCATGCCAGTGCTTTCCAAGGCCGGGTGCAACCTGGGAACCTGTCACGGCAACCTGAATGGCAAGGGCGGATTGAAGCTATCGCTGCGCGGCCAAGACCCCCAGTACGATTACCAGAGGTTGGTTCGCGCGGCCAAAGGGCGTCGCGTCAATGTCGCGGCACCGGAGCTGAGTTTGTTCTTGCAAAAGGCATCCGGCGGCGTACCCCACGGCGGTGGAACTCGCTTCACGACTGACTCCCCCGCGTACCAATTGCTTACGCGTTGGTTGCGCAGCGGTGCCAACGGTCCATCGTCTGAAGCGCCGACACTGGTGCGGTTGGAGGTGCAACCCGAACAAGCGATCGTTTCGGACCCCGAACGTGAGCTTCCGATTCACGTCAGCGCGACCTTTTCCGATGGCACGACGCGCGACGTCACCGACACGGCGTGTTACGAACTATCCAACCTACACGCGACCGTGGATGCCCACGGCGTGGTCTCCCGCCACCGTTATGGTGAAACGACGTTGATCGTGCGTTACTTGCAATTGCAACGTCCCGTTCCGATCGCGTTTATCGAGTCGCGGCCCGATTTCGTCTGGAGCGATCCGGATCCGCACAACGAAATTGATCGGCACGTCTTTGCGAAACTGCAGCGTTTGCGAATCAATCCGTCCGTGGTGTGTGACGACACGGTGTTTGTGCGTCGCGCCTATTTGGATGCCATCGGACGCATCCCGACGGCGGACGAAGCCCGGGCGTTCGTGGCCGATTCGACCGCCGACAAACGGGATCGACTGGTCGATCGGTTGCTCGCGCTACCGGAATTCGCCGACTTCTGGGCGTTGAAGTGGGCCGACGTGCTGCGTGCCGAAGAGAAGGTTCTTGATACCCAAGGCGTCAATGTCTTTCACAGTTGGATCCGGGACTCCATCGCCGCGGGACGTCCGCTGGATCAGTTTGTCCGCGAGCTGGTGACGGGAACCGGAAGCACATTTAATCAACCCTCGGCCAACTATTACCGTGCTAACCGAGATCCATCGACGCGCGGTGAAACCACCGCCAGATTGTTCCTGGGCACGCGTTTGCAATGCGCCAAATGCCACAATCATCCATTCGATCGCTGGACGCAAGACGATTATTACCAGTGGTCGGCGCTGTTTTCACAGATCGACTACGAGATCGGCGAAAACAAGCGGCAGGACAAGCTGGACAAAAACGAATTCGCCGGTGATCAAACTGTCCTGGTTGCCAAGATGGATGAAGTTCGCAACCCGACCACCGACCAGCTCGCTCCGCCAACCTTTCTCGGCGGCGACCGGCTTGGCGAGTCGGCGTTAAAAGACCGCTTGGCTGCAACAGCCGAGTGGTTAACCGCACGCGAGAACAAACTGTTTGTCCAATCCCAAACCAATTTCATTTGGTACCAGCTGATGGGGCTGGGGCTGGTGGACCCGATCGATGACTTTCGTCTGACCAACCCGCCCAGCAACCCACCGCTGATGCAGTGGCTGGCATCGCATTTCGCCGACAGCGGTTTTGACGTTCGCAGTTTGGTCGGCACGATCATGAAGTCCCGTACATATCAGCTCTCCTCGGAACCGAACGAAACGAACCGGAACGACAACACCTGTTACTCACGCGCCTACGTGCGGCGTTTGCCGGCGGAAGTCATCCTGGACATGCAAAGCGACGTGTTGGATTCGCCTGCCAGCTTCCTCGGCTATCCGGCGGGAATCCGGGCGGTGCAGATCCCGGGCGTGCAAAGCAAGTTGGCCCGCCGGAACTCGCCCGAAGCCGGAGACCGATTTTTGAAAACGTTCGGCAAACCCGATCGGATATTGGCGTGCGACTGTGAACGGTCCGATGAAACCACCCTCAAACAGGTCTTTGTTTTGATCGGCGAAGGGCTGAACGATCGCCTGGCGTCGCCGAATAATCGAATCGCCCGGCTGGCAATGTCCAAACGGACCGACGCGGAAGTCGTCGACGAACTTTATTGGGCAGCTTTGTCGCGGGCGCCGACCGAAGCCGAACAGGCGGCCGCACTCCGAATGATCAACGGTCCGAATCGCAATCCCGCGTCTTCTTGGAAAGATGTTGTGCGAGCGGTCGTGGCCAATCCGTCAGGTGACAAACGGGCCGACGCGTTGCAAGACATTGCCTGGGCGTTGATGAACGCGAAAGAGTTTTTGTTCCGTAAATAG
- a CDS encoding DUF1501 domain-containing protein has product MAIPPLNRRSVLRVGGAGMLGLTMPKLLRAAEQATSIKPRAKSVIFLFQWGGPSQLDTFDMKPDAPESVRSPYRPIASSADGIQVCELLPETAKRMHHATLIRTMTHTMKNHASAGYYALSGHEPPSDDQRLRDSLDLYPAYGSVVDHLSPNRNGMPTSVAYPHVIRDGSIVPAQHASFLGKRHDPLLFLEDPNDRNFKLPELSLPHGLSVDRLQRRREMQRLVDAQTRLLEYSDQARGFDDYYERAISMLTSDRVRKAFDLSAEKESVRDRYGRTTYGQSCLMARRLVESGVKFVTVYFSASIGGRRVNDGGWDTHGFDNTRMYKIVDKYQLPITDQTLPTLLDDLEERGLLDETLVVWMGEFGRTPNINKNLSRDHWPQCYTTLLAGGGVKGGYVYGKSDQHASRPAENPVKPEDLAATIYYLLGINPTTEIYDRNNRPLIIGGNTLHDVIA; this is encoded by the coding sequence ATGGCAATTCCCCCACTCAATCGGCGTTCGGTCCTGCGTGTCGGCGGCGCAGGCATGCTCGGTTTGACAATGCCCAAACTGTTGCGGGCGGCCGAGCAAGCGACGTCGATCAAGCCGCGAGCCAAATCGGTGATCTTTCTGTTCCAGTGGGGCGGCCCCAGCCAGCTGGACACGTTCGACATGAAGCCCGATGCGCCCGAATCGGTCCGCAGCCCCTATCGACCGATCGCGTCGAGTGCCGACGGAATTCAGGTTTGTGAGTTGCTGCCCGAGACGGCCAAACGGATGCACCACGCGACGCTGATCCGCACGATGACGCACACGATGAAAAACCATGCATCGGCGGGCTACTATGCGCTCAGCGGTCACGAGCCCCCCAGCGACGACCAACGTTTGCGTGATTCGCTGGATTTGTATCCCGCCTACGGCAGTGTCGTCGACCATTTGAGCCCCAATCGAAACGGGATGCCGACCTCGGTGGCCTATCCCCATGTCATTCGCGACGGTTCGATCGTTCCTGCCCAACACGCCAGTTTTTTGGGAAAACGACATGACCCGCTATTGTTCTTGGAAGATCCGAATGATCGGAACTTCAAGCTTCCCGAGCTGAGTCTGCCACACGGGCTTTCCGTCGATCGACTGCAGCGGCGGCGTGAGATGCAGCGATTGGTCGACGCGCAAACGCGATTGCTGGAGTATTCCGACCAGGCGCGGGGATTCGACGACTATTACGAGCGCGCGATCTCGATGCTGACGTCCGACCGTGTTCGCAAGGCGTTCGACCTGTCGGCGGAGAAAGAATCGGTCCGCGACCGTTACGGCAGAACGACCTATGGGCAGAGCTGTTTGATGGCCCGGCGTTTGGTCGAGTCCGGCGTCAAGTTCGTGACCGTTTACTTTTCCGCCAGCATCGGCGGCCGCCGCGTCAACGACGGCGGTTGGGACACGCACGGATTCGACAACACGCGCATGTACAAGATCGTCGACAAATACCAGTTGCCGATCACCGATCAGACCTTACCGACATTGTTGGACGACCTTGAAGAACGCGGATTGCTTGACGAAACGCTGGTCGTTTGGATGGGCGAATTCGGACGCACGCCAAACATCAACAAGAACCTTAGCCGCGACCACTGGCCGCAGTGCTACACCACGCTGTTGGCCGGCGGCGGCGTCAAGGGCGGCTACGTGTACGGAAAATCCGACCAGCACGCCAGCCGACCTGCCGAGAACCCGGTCAAACCCGAGGACTTGGCCGCGACGATCTACTACCTGCTGGGCATCAACCCGACGACCGAAATCTACGACCGTAACAATCGGCCCTTGATCATCGGCGGCAACACCCTTCACGACGTGATCGCCTGA